In Candidatus Krumholzibacteriia bacterium, the sequence GAGAGGCCGTCCTCGAAGCCCACTCGATTCACGAGCACCATGAAGCAACCGAAAAGCTGGCTGTACATCTTGAGCGCCGTGGCCCAGACGTCGACGTTCGAGTGCTCTTCGCCGACGTCGGCACCGCGCAGCGGGCTCGCCGCCGCCGCCACCACCAGGTCCGCCCCATCCTGCGAGAGCACGTAGAGCACCGATGGGTGCCAGAGGTCCTCGCAGAGAACGACGCCCAAGCGCCCGAGGCGCGTGTCGAAGGCACGGATGTGCTCGCCCGCAGCGTACAGGCGCCCTTCCTCGAAGAGACCGTAGGTCGGCAGGTAGGCTTTGCGGTGCACGTGCACCAGACGGCCGTCCTGACAAAAAGCGTAGCTGTTGAAGAAGCGGTGATCCGCGGCTTCCTCGACGAAACCGAAGCCCAGGCAGAGGCCGCGGCTCTCGCGCACCAGCCGCAGGAGCTCGGGCGAACGCCGATCCTGGGCCACGTCGGGCACCAGGTCGCGGAGCTGGTAGCCGGCGAGCGACAGCTCCGGGAAGAGCAGCATCTCGGTTTTCTGGGTGCGCGCTCGTTCCAGGGTTTCGAGGTG encodes:
- a CDS encoding nitrilase-related carbon-nitrogen hydrolase; translation: MTTKTATAMESAAGQGLRSLRLGLGQIAPKLGDVQANLELHLETLERARTQKTEMLLFPELSLAGYQLRDLVPDVAQDRRSPELLRLVRESRGLCLGFGFVEEAADHRFFNSYAFCQDGRLVHVHRKAYLPTYGLFEEGRLYAAGEHIRAFDTRLGRLGVVLCEDLWHPSVLYVLSQDGADLVVAAAASPLRGADVGEEHSNVDVWATALKMYSQLFGCFMVLVNRVGFEDGLSFWGGSRVLAPGGRSCFEAPLLEAGLFTCELDWNEVRRTRVSDPTLRSERLELTLAELHRIRRERRQAGPSELVDPEAER